A region of the Oncorhynchus gorbuscha isolate QuinsamMale2020 ecotype Even-year linkage group LG02, OgorEven_v1.0, whole genome shotgun sequence genome:
GACATGCACTGTAATGGTCCTTCTCCTGATCAGCTCTGAGATGGTGTCATTTCCCTGTGCTTTCTTTCACTTTGTTTTAGAGCTGCTGCCACAGGAAATGACTCTGGGTGGGGGGAAACCAGCCTTATGACTCATTCTTCTGTAAATCTACCATTAGAGTAAAACAAGGAAATTACATTTCACACAAATGTATATAGTACCACGAATACAGTACTATGAGTACATAGTATTCCCATATTGTCACTTTAAAAAAAGTAACAATCTTTTAGCAAAGTGTTTTACCCAACTGTAATGGCATGCTATTCCCACCTTAAACAGCAGTCACAGTACATTTGTTAAGTGAATTGCTCCTCATCCCAGGATACAAGGAGTTGACTTTGATATCGTCACTCACAGCAAGAATGAAAGGCTCATCAATTCTGAAATGGACATTTTATTTTGGTAAATGTGCAGGATAATTATCAGAGTCTATTAAAACTTCCCAGAGGGTTGGGAACACTTAACGTTGCATGCCGTAGCAAGCTATGCAGCTTTAAATGGTTGGAGATTTGGCAGATGCCTGTTGTTGTAGTGGCTCACAGTCCCGTGATGGcttttgtctctgtgtgtctctccagggAGTGGCTTTGTCAACTCCAGGGGCTCTCCGGGACTCCTGGGCACACCCAGCGGGAATGGCCTGGGGAAAGTTATGCCCACCAAGTCTCCACCGCCCCCTGGAGTGAACATGGGGATGGGAAACCGCAAGCCAGACCTGAGAGTGGTGATCCCCCCATCCAGCAAAGGCATGATGCCCCCACTGGTGAGTAGTCTACAGTCTCCACTCCTCACTGCACATGAGCAGACTGTAGGAACACTATGTATCTCTCAGTCCTAGGGCTGGCTTAGATTCTGGCTTAGAAGCATTCTCCTTTCCCCTCACATGTGTGCAACAGAGGGAGTTTCATTTTCCCTACACAGGATCGTGACGGTATCATTGTGGTATAGCGTGCCATGCTGGAAATGTTTTGGCGCAGGAGACAATGTCATGAGGATATAAGTGCTGTCTGAGGACCCCTTTCTTcctggtgggactggttgacGTGCAGCTTAGATTCACTTCCATCAACAGCAATCAGCAAGTGGCATTCGTTCTCATGCTGCATTTTTATTTGATCACCTACAGGAGCAAGATTCTGGACAGTGCCAAGAACACAAACAGCGCTATAGCTAGTTGGTCTATATTTCTGAGGCCCAGTCACTCAATTATTCATATTGAAATGATAGGCCCTCTCTAATTATTATAATGAAGGTGCAGAGCACCGGAGGCTCCACTAGACTGTCTCATCAATCTAAatgagaagaaagagaaagaggaaaaaaGTGTTCCGAAATTGGCCAGTAATAGACTCTTTCCAACCTACATGTTGCTGGAGCTCTCAGCAACGGGAGTTCCTCCAAGACACAGAGGCGTTGTTTGGATCAGGGGTGCCCGTAGCTTGGGCACCCGTGAACCATCCACCAGCCCGGAGCAGGGGATCAACATGTGTATGGTACTGTTACCATGCCAGCATCTGGAAGTGGTAGAGCTCCATACGTCACAAAGACAAAGCATTATTTTAGATATAACTGGTAGAATGGTTCAGACAGAGATAATTTAGAAGGCCTGAATGTGTCAGTAGTATTGAGACGAAAgggagggcctgctctgctctatcAGTGTAAACGCAACATTCCAGATAGGTTAAGGCTTTGGGGGCTGGCAGGTCTGCAGACAGCCTGTCATTAGGCCATAATGGTATTAAATTAATCACATCTCAGTGTGACAGAGTGGGGATGAAGGCTTAATCAGGGCCCCAGTGTGAGCCAGATAATATCTTGTCGCCCTTGTCGTGTCTTCCTGATGCTATTGATTGAGTGTGGTATTAAGACCAGGACTGGCCAGGGCACAGGGAAGTTGGAAGAGGGGCATCCAGTTAGTCTCCTGTGTAGCAGAACAGTAGCCCTCAGATACAGAGAGACCCCAGTAATCCCTAGGTGAAACAAACATGCACCATATGCAGGCTTAGTATTACTTTATCAATATATTGCATTGACTGGTACCTCGTTGACTACTTTACATGAGCTACAAAGATTTGTTTTTTCATGAGTTGACCTAACTAGTCAGTCTTAGTTTCTTGAACACAGTTTTTTGAAAGTGGAGAGCCTTCCAAATGAGTCACGTTAGAGCCTCAGGGTTGATGAAGTAATTTGATTGACATAGTTATGTATTGATGCATGAGAGGTTAAGAACTTATTCAATGTGAGGTTAAGTCCAAGTCAACGTGTGTTTGCTGACTTAAACTCTTCACCTTAAGAGTTTATCCATTTCGGTTTTACATCAGTAACCTTCTGAGTAGCGAATAGTGGTGGATCCAAAATCATAGGTCAAACTCAGAAATGGTCACAAAAACAATGCTagagtgttataacatggtcatttagcagactcttctATCCAAAGTATTTCAGGGAAGTTCATGAGTCCACAAAGAAATTGATTGACATTGCATTTGACAAAGAGGGTTTTGCAAGGTAACATGAATAGCAGAGGACAGAATGAATTTGTAAGTCTAGAGGTCAGGCACGTCTAGATGACTTTTAGTTGTGGAATACAATCAGGCAATTAGGACTTTGGATTTCAACATTAAAAGGGTGACTGTAGAAGCCATCCTGACCTTCTCTTGTAACCCtgcctctcttcttcttttctgTTGAGAGCAgtcagaggaagaggaaatggATTTGGTGAGTTTTAAGAAATGCCTGAGAAAAATGGCTGAATGAGCACACTTTAAATCGTAACAACAGAAAGAGGCATATAGATCAGTAACACGTGTTCAGGAGTGAAAGCTGTACTTGAACTGTAGATTTGAATAACTTGAACTGGGTTTATTGAATTGATTTGattgaatgcattttatttttaTAAAGACTAAATTGAGAAATGAACAGTAGCATCAGTGTGTCACTGCATGTTTTAGGCCTGGCCTGTTAAAGATGCCTCAACCTGTCTAATGTGCTGTGCACCGCCACTCCCATGTGTTGTTCAGGGAATGCCAGACATCCTgctgggtttgtgtgtgtttctgtttgtttgcGAATGAGCACACAATGCACATGTTCACAAGAACTATCAGACAGGTCCTACATCAATCTTGTGTCTGGTTACTTCAAGAAAGTCGTTTGGACAGACATCAAATATTATTTAGTCAAACGAAAGGTTTCGTAATATCACAGAAATTCCAAAGTAACTTTCCAAGAAGAGATTTCAGATCTTGGATTTATTTTTCTAATTGGGAGGGGCAGATTACTTCATTGTGGATTAAGTCTATGAAGAAGTTTGTTTTTGATGATGTCACCTCGTTGGAGAGAATAGGAGCAGCGGATATTTATCAAACTGTCATGATGCAATATTGCCTCAAATGTAACCTTCAGCTGCACTATATTACAAGGATTTGCCTTATGTGTTTGCTACACTTATTGAGTAAAGGTGTCTCTTGATGTTATTCCCACCCAGATCCCAAACAGTCCTGCTGCTCATGCTAAATGTCATTTTGCCTCTATCAGGTGCTagcaaatacagtgcattcggaaagtattcagaccccttgactttttctacaatttgttatgttacagccttattctaaattttatgaaattatttttttcttaataaatgtacacacaataccctataatgacaaagcaaaaacaggttttttggaatgtttgcaaatttataaaaaatgtcaaacagaaatattgcatttacataagtattcagaccctgtactcagtgctttgttgaagcacctttggcagtgattacagcctcgagtcttcttgggtatgacgctgcaagcttggcacagctgtatttgggtagtttctcccattgttctctgcagatcctctaaaactctgtcaggttggatggggagcatcgctgcagagcaattttcaggtctctccagagattttcgatcgggttcaagtctggtctctggctgggacactcaaggacattcagagacttgtccagaagccactgtgttgtcttggctgtgtgcctagggttgttgtcctgttggaagatgaaccttcgccccagtctgaggtcctgagcgctctggaccatgttttcatcaaggatctctctgtactttgctccattaatcttCCCCTCGaacctgattagtctcccagtccctgcctctgaaaaacatccccacagtatgatgctaccaccaccatgctttaccgtatggatggtaccaggtttcctccagacgtgaagcttgtcacaacagttcaatcttggtttcatcagagcagagaatctttccctttaggtgccttttggcaaactccaagcgggctgtcatgtgccttttactgaggagtggcatctcTGGCCACtatatgatggaggccactgtgttcttgggcaccttCATTACTGTAGACATttattggtacccttccccagatctgtgtctcgacacaatcctatctcagagctctacggacaattccttcgacctcattgctaggtttttgctcttacatgcactgttacctgtgggaccttatgtagacaggtgtgtgcctttctaaatcatgtccaatcaagttaATATagtacaggtggactccaatcaagttgtagaaacatctcaaggatgatcaatggaaacaggatgcacctgagctccattttgagtctcatagcaaagggtctgttttttaaatattttgaaTGCATTTGCGAAAAtgtcaaaaacctgttttcgctttatcattatggggtagtgtgtgtagattgatgaaacaTTTTTATTAAAcccattatagaataaggctgtaacgtaaaacaaaatgtggaaaaagggaagtcgtctgaatactttccgaatacactgtatgtcTCACTTTTAGATCAGAACAAACAAGTGTAGCATTCAAAGTTGATAGTGGTACATAATGGACAGAATGTTATAACCTCAGAAGATTTGAATAAAGCATGCATAGATCTGAgttcagtgtgagtgtgtgggccTGGTGAGTGTAGTAGGCTCCCTCAGAGCTTTTGTGGTCCAGTTGCTGCCTTATGAAGGCACTGcgttgtgtgtgactgtgtgcttAGGACAGCATGCCAGCCACTGCAGCCAGGATTGCGGTTTTAAAAGGAGTTAGTAGTAGCTACTGTATATTATCCAAATGTAGGACCCATCTCTTTTTGTATCAGGCTTAAGAAATCTGCAATCTGTAAACGACTTGAGTGCTGAAGAGCATTTGCCTTAGCTTGTAAGGACAATTGAATATGAAAAAGATCGCATATCAGCACCAATCCCACTATTGTATATGGTAAAACGATATCATACTTCAGAACTATATTCCCTTATCCATAATCCCTACATTGAATAACTGTTAAGAGATTCATCCACAAACAACAGCCCTCTTCTCAATATTGGACAAACACATGCAATGTCTTTACTTAATGGGATTGAGTTTTATGCTTATTGTGCATATTGTCAAGCCGTTGTCATATAACAAGCCTCAGTATGTTATCTGGATTGTAGCTACATGTGACATGAAGCTACAATGCCCCCTCTTGGTGGAAAGTAGTATCACAACACATTTGTCCACTGTCACAATAATAATGGTCTTTATCAAGTTACTACTTAAAAACATATAAAATGAAATATATAACAACTGACATTTTGTAAAATTTGGGTTCACTACAGTAAGGCCTATAGGGCCATACTGTTGCTTTGTTCATTACATCTGTGTTTTCCTGGTTTTGTTTGCAGAACACCCAAAGGCTAAGCAGCTCCCAGTCCCAGCCACTGGCCACCCCAGTAGTGTCTGTCACCACCCCCAGCCTGCCCCCTCAAGGCCTGGTCTACTCAGGCATGCCCACCGCTTACAACACCGGTGAGTCTACCCCTCTGTCCCCTGCCAcagctgcctgcctggctgttACTGATTGGTCTGGTCTCCTGTGGTGAGAGGTGTTGCTGCAGTAACAGTGTGAGGGGGATTGTGTGTAACTCACTGTTCTCTGGTGCTGTTGTTGCAGAGTACTCCCTGAGCAGTGCAGAGATCTCCTCCCTACAGGGCTTCGGCTCTCCAGGGCTCTCTCTGGGCTCCATGTCGGCATGGCAACAACATCAACTGGGCCAGGCAGCTCTCAGTTCTTTGGTGTGAGTAACACattagcaaacacacacacacatacatacacattaaGAAAcccacacatgaacacacattatatacacattcaaactacatacagtgccttgcgaaagtattcggcccccttgaactttgcgaccttttgccacatttcaggcttcaaacataaagatataaaactgtattttttttgtgaagaatcaacaacaagtgggacacaatcatgaagtggaacgacatttattggatatttaaaaaaaaattacaaatcaaaaactgaagaattgggcgtgcaaaattattcagcccccttaagttaatacattgtagcgccaccttttgctgcgattacagctgtaagtcgcttgaggtatgtctctatcagttttgcacatcgagagactgacattttttcccattcctccttgcaaaacagctcgagctcagtgaggttggatggagagcatttgtgaacagcagttttcagttccttccacagattctcgattggattcaggtctggactttgacttggccattctaacacctggatatgtttatttttgaaccattccattgtagattttgctttatgttttggatcattgtcttgttggaagacaaatctccgtcccagtctcaggtcttttgcagactccatcaggttttcttccagaatggtcctgtatttggctccatccatcttcccatcaattttaaccatcttccctgtccctgctaaagaaaagcaggcccaaaccatgatgctgccaccaccatgtttgacagtggagatggtgtgttcagggtgatgagctgtgttgcttttacaccaaacataacgttttgcattgttgccacaaaattaaattttggtttcatctgaccagagcaccttcttccacatgtttgttgtgtctcccaggtggcttgtggcaaactttaaacaacactttttatggatatctttaagaaatggctttcttcttgccactcttccataaaggccagatttgtgcaatatacgactgattgttatcctatggacagagtctcccacctcagctgtagatctctgcagttcatccagagtgatcatgggcctcttggctgcatctctgatcttGGCTgatctccttgtatgagctgaaagtttagagggacggccaggtcttggtagatttgcagtggtctgatactccttccatttaaatattatcgcttgcacagtgctccttgggatgtttaaagcttgggaaatcgttttgtatccaaatccagctttaaacttcttcacaacagtatctcggacctgcctggtgtgttccttgttcttcatgatgctctctgcggttttaacggacctctgagactatcacagtgcaggtgcatttatacggagacttgattacacacaggtggattgtatttatcatcattagtcatttaggtcaacattggatcattcagagatcctcactgaacttctggagagagtttgctgcactgaaagtaaaggggctgaatgattttgcacgcccaatttttcagtttttgatttgttaaaaaaagtttgaaatatccaataaatgtcgttccacttcatgattgtgtcccacttgttgttgattcttcacaaaaaaatacagatttatatatttatgtttgaagcctgaaatttttcaaaaggtcgcaaagttcaagggggccgaatactttcgcaaggcactgtagcttgtGCTCCTTTAAATATCCCTTTTCCAACCACCACTCCAAGAACCTGATCTATGTCACTTTCCAAATGGCCACTGAGCCCATGCTGTTTCTCTCACAGGGGTGGTGGTCACCTACCTCAGGGCTCCAACCTCTCCATCAACACCAGCCAAAACATCAATATCAAGTCAGAACCCATCTCCCCTCCTCGGGAGCGCGTCACCCCCTCTGGCTTccaccagcagcagcaacagcagcggcatcagcagcagcagcaggcgtCCAGCCGGCAGGACCTGGGCCGCTCGCCAGTGGACAGCCTCAGCTCCTCCTGCAGTTCATATGATGGCAGCGACCGCGAGGACCACCGGCCAGACTTCCACACCTCCTCCATGGGGCTGGGCAGACCCCCGGCCGGCACCGAGGACAACAGGGCAAGCCCTTCTGTCAAGCGCATGCGCATGGACACCTGGGTAACATAGAGCCACATGGTCAAGCCTCCAGTCACCAGCtagtcagagggagggagggagggagggggtagacttgggggagagatggatggggtaGGTAAGGTCctttatagttatcattataatattattatttaaCTCCATTTCATTTTGTAAGAAGGAGAATGGCAAATACAATTAAAGGACATATCTAAATTAAATACATCTCACATGAATAAGAAGAGCATTCAAGTAGTTGGACTGAATTATGTACACAAACAGATGTTATCAGGTACTGGGTGCAATCAAGATTATGTTTGCAGGAGTCCGATGTTCAAAGAAAAAAAAGCAAATGAAACAATCTAGTTCATTGTAGTCACTGGTCTAGTCTGGCACTTACTTGTAGTTGCTGTTTTTGCTGTTGTGGTTGCAAGTTGCAAACAATCAAAGAAAGTCAGAGTGTTGCCTACTGGCTGAGGGCCCCTGCTTGTGGCATCCACTGTTAGAGCGCAGGTTTCCAACATGATGGTGTAACGGCATACACCTTTAATCTCACACAATGTTGACTCAATTTGTCTCTTTCTATTAAGTTATTACATCAAATCGATGTGAAATCTCATTTTAAAACAAAATCGACCTcagagacactacaacataatTTGAAAGAGGTAGAATTTCTCTCGTGGGGTTTGAGACAGGAAAAGCTATCATGTATGGGAAGGACATGGCTCAGAGTCATGTGATTAGTTCTAAAAGAGAGGAAAAGTATATTGCAATAATAACATATTCATTTTATAATCTGATATGGGAAATTAAGATAATGGGAAATGGTCCAGTTGAACTGGTAGCATAGTAATAGTAAGAAATATTCTCATTGCTCCAACAATTCATTGGTAATGTAAGCCAAagctgtactgtatgtttatttgttattttgtagCTATGTTTTCCTAGCAATTCTCTCAAAAACAACTGTTTATCTTAGTTATGTTTTTACTGTGCTCTGTTACAACCAATACGAAGACATGCAAGCCAGATCTTGAATCAATATCTAAAGCCATGAACACTTGATGTTCTGTTTGTAAAATTCTAAATTTGAGCCAAATGTTTTCTTTTGTTATGTAAATAGCAACTTTAATATTTATCACCTTGGTGTTAAGTACGTATGTATTGTACCATCACCAGATTCAAGAAAAAGGTATATTTTTGTGGATTACTGCCATGTTTACCCAGCGAGATCCTTATTAAGTAGAGTATTCACTGGTTAATATTTACTATTTTGTTAATTATACTGTGCTTTCTTTAAAATTTTGTTATTACTGTTTTAAAATCAGTGGATTTATTTCCAGAGTAGTTTTTTGGGTCATTTTCCCTTTAATAGTGGTGAATATCTGTCCCTATGAAATTGTAATAACAGTGCTGTGAGGTTAAAGTTCCTGTATACCGTATGTTGTGAAGGAAAATCGCAATGCTAAGGATAACATGGTTCCTTCTATTGTGTTAACTATTTACCTGCAGCTGCTGGATACTCTGCCAACTTTCAAACCCAAGGTCCCATCTCAGCATTGCAAAACCGCCCATTGTGATTGTGCTTAGCTCAATCGAAAGATATACCATTTCATTAACCATGCCAATAAACCTATTTATGGTTAATTAAATTATCCATCGATAGATCACTCTGGTGAATTTTTTCACATTGAGTAAACTAAGTTACAAACGTTGTAAATATCATAGCCTAAATGTACATCTCAGTCATTATAAATTGGCACAGTAAAATATCCTTTGTAAATGCCCCATCACTAGTAGGAAATGAATAATCCAGAAATCATGATGTCATAAACAGGGTGTAGTACTGGTGAGGGGAAACAGCCATTttctgtttcactgttgtatGTTTGCCTGTGTCAGCATATCAGAACCTGGCAGAGGCATGTAGGTCATTGTCTGTTACAGGTGGCCCTGGTTTCATTATACCCAATCCTCACAGTGGCTAAGTGTCAGAGAATTCAGCAGCTAAAACGTAGTAGAGACAATGCAACTGAATTGACTTGATCTCACACTGCTGGATTGCACACATTTGTATGAGAATTGTGTTGTACAAAAGGAGTCTCTCTTTATATTTGCTATATTTTCCCTTGTGTGTTTCTTCTCCATGCCCACCTCCACCCCTTTCATTTGATCCATAACAGTTGGCCATAAGCCAATAGTGATCTATGTAGTTTACAACTCATACTCTGTCCAGATGGGACCCCAACAAAATGTGACTTGAAGGGTCCAGTCTACTATTAGATGTTATTGCAAGTCCCATATAGTCATCCTCAGCACTAGAATGAAGATTTGCGGTTATGATGAAGTAGGAACTATGTGCTTAGGGCCTACAGGGCCTGAGCAGATGAAAATATGACTGTTAACCTTTAGTCCTTAAGTGCCACTGTGTGAGGGAGCTTGATAGGCAGTTGCACATCAATTTGAAATCATGTAAACCTTTCTGAACACATTGTTTTCCTCAGTCTTGATCAATTCAGAAATATTTTAGAGATGCAtaagaaacacaacataacttATTAATATAAAATTTAACACTTCAGGTTTCAGAATAGCAATAAAACCATTACACTATTCTTAAAAGGCAGTAGCAGTCTTTTTTAATAACTTCATCACACAATTACATGC
Encoded here:
- the LOC124000809 gene encoding myocyte-specific enhancer factor 2A-like isoform X1, translating into MGRKKIQITRIMDERNRQVTFTKRKFGLMKKAYELSVLCDCEIALIIFNSSNKLFQYASTDMDKVLLKYTEYNEPHESRTNSDIVEKLRNKGHNDLCASPDPDDCFGHSPLMDDRFGKLSEESDLMYKRCGPTALPQQNFPMHVAVPVSNQNTMSYNPGGSMSSQALAQAAASLSDSGMLSPPQASLHRSGGQQRLPTQGNAGALQVKYGLAFLETLPRSGFVNSRGSPGLLGTPSGNGLGKVMPTKSPPPPGVNMGMGNRKPDLRVVIPPSSKGMMPPLSEEEEMDLNTQRLSSSQSQPLATPVVSVTTPSLPPQGLVYSGMPTAYNTEYSLSSAEISSLQGFGSPGLSLGSMSAWQQHQLGQAALSSLVGGGHLPQGSNLSINTSQNINIKSEPISPPRERVTPSGFHQQQQQQRHQQQQQASSRQDLGRSPVDSLSSSCSSYDGSDREDHRPDFHTSSMGLGRPPAGTEDNRASPSVKRMRMDTWVT
- the LOC124000809 gene encoding myocyte-specific enhancer factor 2A-like isoform X2, encoding MGRKKIQITRIMDERNRQVTFTKRKFGLMKKAYELSVLCDCEIALIIFNSSNKLFQYASTDMDKVLLKYTEYNEPHESRTNSDIVEALNKKEHRGCDSPDPDASYVLTPHTEEKYKKINEEFDNMMRNHKIPTALPQQNFPMHVAVPVSNQNTMSYNPGGSMSSQALAQAAASLSDSGMLSPPQASLHRSGGQQRLPTQGNAGALQVKYGLAFLETLPRSGFVNSRGSPGLLGTPSGNGLGKVMPTKSPPPPGVNMGMGNRKPDLRVVIPPSSKGMMPPLSEEEEMDLNTQRLSSSQSQPLATPVVSVTTPSLPPQGLVYSGMPTAYNTEYSLSSAEISSLQGFGSPGLSLGSMSAWQQHQLGQAALSSLVGGGHLPQGSNLSINTSQNINIKSEPISPPRERVTPSGFHQQQQQQRHQQQQQASSRQDLGRSPVDSLSSSCSSYDGSDREDHRPDFHTSSMGLGRPPAGTEDNRASPSVKRMRMDTWVT
- the LOC124000809 gene encoding myocyte-specific enhancer factor 2A-like isoform X5 — encoded protein: MGRKKIQITRIMDERNRQVTFTKRKFGLMKKAYELSVLCDCEIALIIFNSSNKLFQYASTDMDKVLLKYTEYNEPHESRTNSDIVEALNKKEHRGCDSPDPDASYVLTPHTEEKYKKINEEFDNMMRNHKIPTALPQQNFPMHVAVPVSNQNTMSYNPGGSMSSQALAQAAASLSDSGMLSPPQASLHRSGGQQRLPTQGNAGSGFVNSRGSPGLLGTPSGNGLGKVMPTKSPPPPGVNMGMGNRKPDLRVVIPPSSKGMMPPLSEEEEMDLNTQRLSSSQSQPLATPVVSVTTPSLPPQGLVYSGMPTAYNTEYSLSSAEISSLQGFGSPGLSLGSMSAWQQHQLGQAALSSLVGGGHLPQGSNLSINTSQNINIKSEPISPPRERVTPSGFHQQQQQQRHQQQQQASSRQDLGRSPVDSLSSSCSSYDGSDREDHRPDFHTSSMGLGRPPAGTEDNRASPSVKRMRMDTWVT
- the LOC124000809 gene encoding myocyte-specific enhancer factor 2A-like isoform X4, whose translation is MGRKKIQITRIMDERNRQVTFTKRKFGLMKKAYELSVLCDCEIALIIFNSSNKLFQYASTDMDKVLLKYTEYNEPHESRTNSDIVEKLRNKGHNDLCASPDPDDCFGHSPLMDDRFGKLSEESDLMYKRCGPTALPQQNFPMHVAVPVSNQNTMSYNPGGSMSSQALAQAAASLSDSGMLSPPQASLHRSGGQQRLPTQGNAGSGFVNSRGSPGLLGTPSGNGLGKVMPTKSPPPPGVNMGMGNRKPDLRVVIPPSSKGMMPPLSEEEEMDLNTQRLSSSQSQPLATPVVSVTTPSLPPQGLVYSGMPTAYNTEYSLSSAEISSLQGFGSPGLSLGSMSAWQQHQLGQAALSSLVGGGHLPQGSNLSINTSQNINIKSEPISPPRERVTPSGFHQQQQQQRHQQQQQASSRQDLGRSPVDSLSSSCSSYDGSDREDHRPDFHTSSMGLGRPPAGTEDNRASPSVKRMRMDTWVT
- the LOC124000809 gene encoding myocyte-specific enhancer factor 2A-like isoform X7, with translation MGRKKIQITRIMDERNRQVTFTKRKFGLMKKAYELSVLCDCEIALIIFNSSNKLFQYASTDMDKVLLKYTEYNEPHESRTNSDIVEALNKKEHRGCDSPDPDASYVLTPHTEEKYKKINEEFDNMMRNHKIPTALPQQNFPMHVAVPVSNQNTMSYNPGGSMSSQALAQAAASLSDSGMLSPPQASLHRSGGQQRLPTQGNAGSGFVNSRGSPGLLGTPSGNGLGKVMPTKSPPPPGVNMGMGNRKPDLRVVIPPSSKGMMPPLNTQRLSSSQSQPLATPVVSVTTPSLPPQGLVYSGMPTAYNTEYSLSSAEISSLQGFGSPGLSLGSMSAWQQHQLGQAALSSLVGGGHLPQGSNLSINTSQNINIKSEPISPPRERVTPSGFHQQQQQQRHQQQQQASSRQDLGRSPVDSLSSSCSSYDGSDREDHRPDFHTSSMGLGRPPAGTEDNRASPSVKRMRMDTWVT
- the LOC124000809 gene encoding myocyte-specific enhancer factor 2A-like isoform X3 yields the protein MGRKKIQITRIMDERNRQVTFTKRKFGLMKKAYELSVLCDCEIALIIFNSSNKLFQYASTDMDKVLLKYTEYNEPHESRTNSDIVEKLRNKGHNDLCASPDPDDCFGHSPLMDDRFGKLSEESDLMYKRCGPTALPQQNFPMHVAVPVSNQNTMSYNPGGSMSSQALAQAAASLSDSGMLSPPQASLHRSGGQQRLPTQGNAGALQVKYGLAFLETLPRSGFVNSRGSPGLLGTPSGNGLGKVMPTKSPPPPGVNMGMGNRKPDLRVVIPPSSKGMMPPLNTQRLSSSQSQPLATPVVSVTTPSLPPQGLVYSGMPTAYNTEYSLSSAEISSLQGFGSPGLSLGSMSAWQQHQLGQAALSSLVGGGHLPQGSNLSINTSQNINIKSEPISPPRERVTPSGFHQQQQQQRHQQQQQASSRQDLGRSPVDSLSSSCSSYDGSDREDHRPDFHTSSMGLGRPPAGTEDNRASPSVKRMRMDTWVT
- the LOC124000809 gene encoding myocyte-specific enhancer factor 2A-like isoform X6, with product MGRKKIQITRIMDERNRQVTFTKRKFGLMKKAYELSVLCDCEIALIIFNSSNKLFQYASTDMDKVLLKYTEYNEPHESRTNSDIVEKLRNKGHNDLCASPDPDDCFGHSPLMDDRFGKLSEESDLMYKRCGPTALPQQNFPMHVAVPVSNQNTMSYNPGGSMSSQALAQAAASLSDSGMLSPPQASLHRSGGQQRLPTQGNAGSGFVNSRGSPGLLGTPSGNGLGKVMPTKSPPPPGVNMGMGNRKPDLRVVIPPSSKGMMPPLNTQRLSSSQSQPLATPVVSVTTPSLPPQGLVYSGMPTAYNTEYSLSSAEISSLQGFGSPGLSLGSMSAWQQHQLGQAALSSLVGGGHLPQGSNLSINTSQNINIKSEPISPPRERVTPSGFHQQQQQQRHQQQQQASSRQDLGRSPVDSLSSSCSSYDGSDREDHRPDFHTSSMGLGRPPAGTEDNRASPSVKRMRMDTWVT
- the LOC124000809 gene encoding myocyte-specific enhancer factor 2A-like isoform X8, which translates into the protein MGRKKIQITRIMDERNRQVTFTKRKFGLMKKAYELSVLCDCEIALIIFNSSNKLFQYASTDMDKVLLKYTEYNEPHESRTNSDIVEKLRNKGHNDLCASPDPDDCFGHSPLMDDRFGKLSEESDLMYKRCGALNKKEHRGCDSPDPDASYVLTPHTEEKYKKINEEFDNMMRNHKIPTALPQQNFPMHVAVPVSNQNTMSYNPGGSMSSQALAQAAASLSDSGMLSPPQASLHRSGGQQRLPTQGNAGALQVKYGLAFLETLPRSGFVNSRGSPGLLGTPSGNGLGKVMPTKSPPPPGVNMGMGNRKPDLRVVIPPSSKGMMPPLNTQRLSSSQSQPLATPVVSVTTPSLPPQGLVYSGMPTAYNTEYSLSSAEISSLQGFGSPGLSLGSMSAWQQHQLGQAALSSLVGGGHLPQGSNLSINTSQNINIKSEPISPPRERVTPSGFHQQQQQQRHQQQQQASSRQDLGRSPVDSLSSSCSSYDGSDREDHRPDFHTSSMGLGRPPAGTEDNRASPSVKRMRMDTWVT